Below is a genomic region from Pseudarthrobacter sulfonivorans.
GGCTCATGCGCAGCGGCCCGTTGCAGGCCGAGCCGGTGCGTCGTTGGTCGCTTGCCGGTGCGGCGTTCCTCGGCCTCATGCTGGTGGTCTTCGTCGGAATCCGGCACGATGCAACGTCCTGGACGGCGGCCGCCGTGCTGGCCGCCGCCGTCGGGGTGTCCTACAGGGAGGCACCCGCAAGGGCGCGACGGATCGCCCTCGAAGTGGGTGCGTTGCTCCTCACCGTAGCCATCCAGCGTGCTGCCATCTTCGAACTGGACGCGCCTGAAGGTCGCACAGGCCGGCTATTGACCGACCTTCCCAGTCCCTTCTGGGTTGTCCAGTGGTACGTGGTCCTGGCCGCTGTCCTCGGTGGCTTGCGCTACTTCGCCGGCAACCAGGCTGCCGGCCGGTTCCTGGTGGGCGCGGCCTCTGCGTTGCTCTCGCTGAGCGGCCTCGGCATAGTGTTCGGCGGGAACGCTGGGCAGCAGCTATGGGTCCTGGTGCTCTTTGCCCTGCTGCTCATGGCAGGCCTTGGACTGGGGGAACGGCTCTTCGTCTGGTGGGGCGCGGCAGGGGTGGCCGTCTGCATTCTGTGGGCCATGCGGCAGTACACGTTCCTGCTGTTGGCGTTCATCGCTGTGGGGCTGATCGTCTTTGCCGTCTGGCGGCTGAACCGTGGAACGGCCGGTCAGGCGCCGGAGGCGGGACCAGAGGTGACCCCGGGTCCTGAGTCCAGCCCGCCGTCCCGCGACCGCCGTGAACCGTCCCGCCGGCACTGATACTGTTGCTGACAGCGAGAGGAGTACATCATGGAATGGCTGATTTTTCTGATCATCGTGGTCGCCGTGGTCGCCGGAGTTTTCTGGGCCAAGAAGCATTTCCGCACCGAGATTGACCGCGCCAAGCGCATCAACCGGGCAAACAAGGACAAGTAGCAAGGCCACTGGGCCTCAGCTGGCCGGGGTGTTCGCCGGTGTTCAGCCGGGCTGGCCTTCGCCGGCCAGCGATTTCCGGGCCTGACTGAGCGCGCGGTACCAGTAGAACGATTCCTTGGGTGTGCGCTCCAGGGTGTCGAAATCCACGTGCACCAGGCCGAAGCGCTGGGAGTACCCCGCGGCCCATTCGAAGTTGTCCATCAGCGTCCAGACGTAGTAGCCGCGGAGGTCCACGTCGTGGGCGATTCCGCCCGGGGCCGTCGCTTCCAGCGCGTGCCGCAGGTGGTCCGCGATGTAATTGATCCGCCCCAGGTCCTGGATAGGGCCGCTCACATGGTTGGGCTCCGGGAAGCTGGCGCCGCTTTCGGTGATGTACAGCGGGGGCAGGTCCCCTTGATAGCGGTCCTTTAGTTCGCGCAGCAGGATGCCAAGGTGCTCCGGCGCTACCGGCCAGCCGAAACCCGTGGTGCCGTATTCGGGGAACGGCTCCTGATGGAACGGCACCCGCACCATCGCCTCGGCAGGACCGGTGGGGCTTTCGGCCGGACCCCGTCCGGCTGCCACCTTCGTGGGGTAGTAATAGTTCACGCCGTAGAAGTCCAGGGGCTGGTGGATGGTGCGGAGGTCGGCGTCGGGGATTCTGCCGAACGACCGGAACCAGGGCTTGGCGATGAGCGGCGGACGGGGGTATCGGCCCAGGAGGACCGGATCGGCATAGATGCGGTTGAGCATCAGGTCGAAAACCAGCGCGATGTATTTGTCCGTGATTTTTCGCGTGGCCGGCCGGACGGGGGAGT
It encodes:
- a CDS encoding GH1 family beta-glucosidase, translating into MTVENDVSVQDLADLLPSSFTLGVAAAAFQIEGSLSADGRGPSGWDAFAEKPGAIIDGHSPAVACDHYNRSPEDVALMRDLGVDSYRFSISWPRIQPDGRGAFNKQGLDFYDRLIDQLLEAGISPMATLYHWDTPLPLEHRGGWMNRATAERFAEYAGEAGRRFGDRVDQWVTLNEPASVVLNGYALGVHAPGRDLLFDAFPAVHNQLLAHGMAVQALRAAGVRGGIGVTNLHSPVRPATRKITDKYIALVFDLMLNRIYADPVLLGRYPRPPLIAKPWFRSFGRIPDADLRTIHQPLDFYGVNYYYPTKVAAGRGPAESPTGPAEAMVRVPFHQEPFPEYGTTGFGWPVAPEHLGILLRELKDRYQGDLPPLYITESGASFPEPNHVSGPIQDLGRINYIADHLRHALEATAPGGIAHDVDLRGYYVWTLMDNFEWAAGYSQRFGLVHVDFDTLERTPKESFYWYRALSQARKSLAGEGQPG